In Schizosaccharomyces osmophilus chromosome 1, complete sequence, the genomic window ATCAGATATCTCATCTGGGTACGTAAACAGACGAAAAATTCTGAAGAGTACGAACGTATGTAGATTATTAAGCTTATTCAGCTTTATAAGCCAAGGAAAACaacatttttgaaataaaaaaaaaaaaaaaaaaggataaaagACGAAAAACTATGAGAAACAAGATGAAGAGAGTTGGAAGTAGTGAATAAACACGTGAGATTCTTTAAACCGTCTGTGTTAGTAACTTAGCCAGTATCATATATAAGCTTTGAGTCTGGAATGTATTGAAGAGTTGTATCATTTTCGTGTTtatgatttaaaaaagcgaCTATTCATCCAGGATATAGAGGGTAATATCGCCTTTGGAAGCATAAACTGATACCTCTAAAACCCATTCACTTCTCAAAATCAGCGcagaattcttttttctatataaaTGGGTAAACTATTTAGGAAGGTATAGTCATATCAAGATTGTTTCTGTGTTGCCTAGTAATGAAAAGATAAGAAGATCACTGccatttttataatttggagcctgaaaaaacaaacaaaaaaacccacaaaattataataaaagaCCTTacagaataaaaaaggaccCTAGTTTCATTTGTTAATGGTTCATTCATGTTAGCTAAGCGTGCATTCAGGAAATCTTGTTTCATTATCGACATATTCTTGGTCAAATTATATTTTCGtcttttatcttttatctatttttttttataaatatttgCACCGTTCCTTCGATGTTTCCAGAAACATGAATTGTAATTTTCGTgctaaaggaaaaaaaatgtaagcGATCTGATAAAATTTAGAAACCGGAGACCTCAATTAAGATTATGTCAAAGGTATTCGAGGAAAGTGTGGAAAGTCTAAAATTTTATCAGATTGATTAAACAATGGTTTACCCTTCCGTGATAattctcaaaaaagaaacccCAGGTTATGGTGGAATTAGGCGGATACCTTGGCTATTCTGCGATTTTGTTTGGTAAAGAACTTTTACAGAACCCTGCCGCCCATTTCTATAGCCTGGAAGTCAATTCTACCTTTGCTGGAATGGCTTCCAAGTTGATTGATTTGACAGGACTTTCTCACAAAGTGACGATCCTTGCCAGCTCTGCATCAGAATCGTTAATTACATTACAGAAAACgttgcaaaaagaaattccaGGATTACACgcatttgattttgttttcatcgACCACTGGAAAGATTTGTACGTTCCCGACCTGCGAGTGATGGAATCTTTGAATCTAATCGCTCCAGGAACTGTCTTGGTGAGCGACAACATCTACAATCTAGGTGCTCCAAAATATGTCGAATACATTCAAGGTGCTCCCGACTCCAAGCGTGAGCACAACGCCAAGGTTCGCAATGTTAATGGGCACGACTTTGTTGGAAGATGGGATATTGTGTACGACTCGAAAACCGTGCCCAAtgtgtttatttttgtatggGGTGGATGATTTGAGAAAAACACGTCGTAATGAATTAAGCTAAAAATGATCCTATGATCCTTCGTATACGGCTTACAGTAATAAAACCTGTATGCTCTCTTCTAGGTATTCgtatttggaagaaaatgttttaCTTTACAAACCTAGAAGACATGCGAGATGTTGTGTATGAAATGTGGGAAAAGCCATTCCCCGTGGGGCcttttcaaggaaaaatttgaacaaaacaatcaaaaaataaatgtaAGATTCAGCTTCTTTTACCAATTTTCCAATGACATTGGCGTACATTCAAATCTGATGCTTTACTTGCTATTGATATATGTCTGTTGTAACTATGCTTTATAGGGCTTTGTCGCAAATTGAGGATTTATTGTGGTATCTGGATTAGTTTGGAGCGAAAAAATGTTTAGTAAAGATGTttatataagaaaaaaaaaagatcatAATAGAAATAATGTAGCAGATGAAATGGGACATGTAGAGTCTTTTTTCACAATACCAAAAATAGACGTGGAGTTAATTTTCCCTTATGACAAACAAGCTATAAACAATTTAAAAGAGtaggaaaaaaattaaCGAACATTAATATAAGCACTACAAAATATTAAAgacttttgaaagattactctttcttgttttccatATTGCTATTTGTATTTCAGTCTAAATAATTGGTTGCCGTCCATAACCAAGTCCCTTTCTTTTCGCAGTTCCCTTTGGTTATTCGTGAACAGTTTTATTTCATACTTCAGATATCCTTTTCAACTAAATTTAAAGTAttataaaggaaattaGTCAATTGCTTCTTATTTCAATGCAGTAATGTTTCAGATATTTGATGGGGCCTCCAATGTGCCTAGTGTAATTTTTATGCTAAAAGAATGTCCAAAATTCTTCAAGTACGAGGTCTGAGTTTTTTCTGAATATCATCTGAAGTTGCACATGTTTTACTAAATGGAGTATGTTAACGCCCtgtattttcctttttcttatcCTTGATATTAAATAAGGCTACATCAAGTTAATGCTTACTTTATAACTGAACGATCTTGCGTCTGTAGTACTACTATGACTTTGTTAAGTATTCCACTTGCTGTGCTCATCGGTACCTGGTGAATGAAAAGACATATCTCACAACGTGCAATTGTCCAATGGCTTTTATACTGAAAAGgtaattcaataaaatcAATATGTACTACTTacatgatttttttcaatgatCTTTTATGGTTTTCcattaaatattttcttaaaCTAAAGACTAGCACAATGCTGTTGGTCAAACAATCGCTCATatgtcaaaaaaaagcttgtttTGACATTTGAAACTTGAATGACGCTTAATAAAATCGTTCAAAATATTGAAAGGGAACTACGTCTTTTCGATAATGATAATGTgaacaataaacaaatgagACAAATACTATGGAAAAATTCGAAGATTGAGTACAcggaaataataaataaaaaattttaaagtAACACGAGAAGCTTAAGCTGACTTTTTGTAACTACCGCTAATATCTGAAGAAATCCAAGTCGTTAAAATTCAGCTGCcttatctttttttgaaaatagaaGTGGATAATAGATACAATAACCAAGGTGTGTCAATTCACCATTACACT contains:
- a CDS encoding COMT 2 protein → MVELGGYLGYSAILFGKELLQNPAAHFYSLEVNSTFAGMASKLIDLTGLSHKVTILASSASESLITLQKTLQKEIPGLHAFDFVFIDHWKDLYVPDLRVMESLNLIAPGTVLVSDNIYNLGAPKYVEYIQGAPDSKREHNAKVRNVNGHDFVGRWDIVYDSKTVPNVFIFVWGG